Proteins from a genomic interval of Acomys russatus chromosome 19, mAcoRus1.1, whole genome shotgun sequence:
- the LOC127202631 gene encoding uroplakin-3b-like protein 1 — protein MGFHGQQSPLLLPLLVLVTCVQPGTNLESINYVPQLSSDILDGRLTQSTFALEQPLGQFENVSLSDWDPIWLVVAHSNATQSFAAPQKVEDTHAPANFDRNGYYLTMRTSWVYYKASQPDSQLRVLRVLRVGNDNSCSLMSRGCNAPLPRAGPYRVKFLAMSAKGPVAETKWSEEIYLQQAQTFQGAPGSQSKGAVVIIAFSSILLAILLAVFLVLVISAYCWGTAVSSPEEQVRIKRYRTHHVDSLRAERSS, from the exons ATGGGGTTCCACGGGCAACAGTctcccctgctgctgccactgttggTGCTGGTGACCTGTGTCCAGCCTGGGACAAATCTGG AGAGCATTAACTATGTCCCGCAGCTCTCCAGCGACATCCTGGATGGGAGGCTCACTCAGTCCACCTTTGCACTGGAGCAGCCCCTGGGCCAGTTTGAGAATGTCAGCCTCTCTgactgggaccccatctggctggtggtggctcacagcaacg CCACCCAGAGCTTTGCCGCGCCACAGAAGGTAGAGGACACACATGCCCCGGCCAACTTTGACCGCAATGGCTACTACCTCACAATGAGGACCAGCTGGGTATACTACAAGGCCAGCCAGCCCGACAGCCAGCTCAGAGTCCTCCGAGTCCTCCGTGTTGGCAATGATAACAGCTGTTCCCTGATGTCCCGGGGCTGTAACGCTCCTCTGCCAAGGGCGGGTCCCTACAG AGTCAAGTTCTTGGCCATGAGTGCCAAGGGGCCTGTGGCTGAGACGAAATGGTCCGAGGAGATCTACCTGCAACAAG CCCAGACATTCCAAGGAGCCCCAGGGTCCCAGAGCAAAGGTGCTGTGGTCATCATCGCCTTCTCGTCAATCCTGCTGGCTATCCTGCTTGCGGTCTTCCTTGTGCTGGTCATATCCGCTTA CTGCTGGGGCACTGCTGTGTCCAGCCCAGAGGAGCAAGTGCGCATAAAACGGTATCGCACCCACCACGTGGACAGCCTTCGAGCCGAGCGGAGCTCCTGA